From Garra rufa chromosome 19, GarRuf1.0, whole genome shotgun sequence, the proteins below share one genomic window:
- the LOC141292605 gene encoding arylsulfatase B-like, translating into MRKLVLCFLLVSVARVAAKPPNVVFILADDYGWNDVGYHGSEIRTPHLDRLSERGVRLENYYVQPLCTPSRNQLMTGRYQIRTGLQHQIIWPCQPYCVPLDEKLLPELLRDAGYDTHMVGKWHLGMFKKDCLPTRRGFNSFFGYLTGSEDYLDHHRCSFITPLNVSRCALDLRDGEDVANNYTGLYSTELFTQRATDIITRHTPEKPLFLYVALQAVHAPLQVPERYVAPYGFIKDDHRRKYAGMVSAMDEAVGNISQALQDSGLWNDTVLIFSTDNGGQTLEGGNNWPLRGRKWTLWEGGVRGVAFVSGPLIEQPGAVTRELIHISDWLPTIVGLAGGSTNGTKPLDGFNVWDAISRGKASPRVELLHNIDPLFVDTSPCPGGEVKGEFLEESLRSASSSRSVSVGSHAEFNISVHAAIRYKNWKLLTGYPGCPLWFAPPGGRPLEPSEPLKQVMLFDIEKDPQEREELSHRRPEMVSFLLRRLQQYQKQAEPVVFPDDDLRCDPKTTGAWGPWE; encoded by the exons ATGAGGAAACTCGTGTTGTGTTTTCTGCTTGTTTCTGTCGCTCGTGTCGCGGCCAAACCGCCGAATGTGGTGTTTATTTTGGCGGATGATTACGGCTGGAATGATGTGGGCTATCACGGCTCTGAGATCCGCACTCCTCATCTGGACCGACTGTCCGAGCGCGGGGTTCGGCTGGAGAACTACTATGTCCAGCCGCTGTGCACTCCCTCCAGAAACCAGCTGATGACCGGCCGATACCAG atTCGCACAGGTCTGCAGCATCAGATCATCTGGCCGTGTCAGCCCTACTGTGTTCCTCTGGACGAGAAGCTGCTGCCGGAGCTCCTGCGCGACGCCGGATACGACACACACATGGTGGGCAAGTGGCATCTGGGCATGTTCAAGAAGGACTGTCTGCCCACACGCAGAGGATTCAACAGCTTCTTTG gttaCCTGACTGGTTCAGAGGATTACTTGGATCATCACAGATGCAGTTTCATCACTCCTCTGAACGTGTCGCGCTGCGCTCTGGATCTGCGGGACGGCGAGGACGTGGCTAATAATTACACGGGGCTATACTCCACCGAACTCTTCACCCAGAGAGCCACGGACATCATCACACGACACACACCTGAGAAA CCGTTGTTCCTGTATGTGGCGCTGCAGGCGGTTCACGCTCCACTGCAGGTCCCCGAGCGCTACGTCGCCCCCTACGGCTTCATCAAGGACGATCATCGGCGCAAGTACGCGGGGATGGTGTCGGCTATGGACGAGGCCGTGGGGAACATCAGTCAAGCTCTGCAGGACAGCGGACTCTGGAACGACACCGTCCTCATATTCTCAACAG ATAACGGTGGTCAGACGCTGGAGGGAGGAAATAACTGGCCTCTGCGTGGCAGGAAGTGGACACTCTGGGAGGGCGGAGTCAGGGGCGTGGCCTTCGTGAGTGGACCACTCATAGAGCAGCCTGGAGCTGTCACTCGAGAGCTCATCCACATCTCTGATTGGCTGCCTACGATTGTGGGTTTGGCCGGGGGCTCGACGAACGGAACCAAACCTCTGGACGGGTTCAACGTGTGGGACGCCATCAG TCGCGGTAAAGCGTCTCCTCGAGTCGAGCTTCTTCACAACATCGACCCGCTGTTTGTGGACACCTCTCCAT GTCCTGGTGGCGAGGTGAAGGGAGAGTTTCTGGAGGAGTCTTTACGCTCGGCCTCATCGTCTCGGTCCGTCTCTGTCGGGTCTCACGCAGAGTTTAACATCTCGGTTCACGCCGCCATTCGCTACAAGAACTGGAAGCTTCTCACAGGTTACCCAG GTTGTCCTCTGTGGTTTGCGCCCCCTGGTGGCCGTCCGCTGGAGCCGTCTGAGCCGCTGAAGCAGGTGATGCTGTTTGACATTGAGAAGGATCCCCAGGAGCGTGAGGAGCTTT
- the dmgdh gene encoding dimethylglycine dehydrogenase, mitochondrial, which produces MSRILNAFNALVRRDFRRKTLRVSARSFATDDRDGSAGVLGKRLKDSAETVVIGGGCVGVSLAYHLAKAGQKDVVLLEKSELTAGSTWHAAGLTTYYHPGINLKKIHYYSIKLFEQLEAETGQAVGFHQPGSIRLASTPVRVDELKYQMSRTHWHPTPQFLIDPEKIQQLFPLLNMNKVLAGLYNPGDGHIDPYSLTMALAAGARMYGAQIYQPAPVTGLTQTADGKWDVQTPHGTIRANRIVNATGFWARELGHMIGLEHPTIPVHHQYVVTATVPEVKALKTELPVIRDLEGSYYLRQERDGLLFGPYEKEEKMKLQDSWVRDGVPPGFGKELFESDLDRIMDHVEMAMEMVPVLKNADIINVVSGPITYTPDLLPMIGPHQGARNYWTAIGFGYGIIHSGGVGKFLSDWIVSGEPPYDLIECDPNRYAHWTTVPYLCAKARESYGFNNVVGYPKEERFAGRPTKRVSGVYELLKDKCSMGFHAGWEQPHYFHKPGDDIGYKPSFRRTNWFGPVGRECKLVMQGVGVIDLSPFGKFIVKGEDSHRLLDRLFANTLPKVGQTNISHMLTPRGRVYAEVTVTQTAPGEFLLITGSGSELHDLRWIEREASDGGYRVSVSNVTDEIGVLGIAGPKSRTVLQKLTDEDISDTAFRFLQCRSIQLAGVPVRAIRISYTGELGWELYMDMQNMSAVYEALMEAGRDENIDNFGTYAMSSLRLEKGFRAWGAEMNCDTNPLEAGLDYFIKLNKSADFIGKRALLEIKAQGLSRRLAFLTLDTDDIDPEGNETVWHNGQVVGNTTSGSYSYTSQQSLAFAYLPADLIQVGQKVEVELLGQKYPATVTQEPLVLTEPARTRLQKKNQNL; this is translated from the exons ATGTCGCGAATATTAAACGCGTTTAACGCTCTTGTGAGGCGAGACTTCAGGAGAAAAACACTGCGCGTCTCTGCAAGGAGCTTCGCCACAGATGACAG AGACGGATCTGCTGGTGTTTTGGGGAAGCGTCTGAAGGACTCTGCGGAGACGGTGGTCATCGGCGGCGGGTGTGTCGGGGTCAGTCTGGCGTATCATCTGGCCAAAGCCGGACAGAAGGACGTGGTGCTGCTGGAAAAGTCCGAGCTGACGGCCGGATCCACATGGCACGCG GCGGGACTCACCACATACTATCACCCCGGCATTAATCTGAAGAAGATTCATTATTACAGCATTAAACTCTTCGAGCAGCTGGAAGCCGAGACAGGACAG GCCGTGGGCTTCCATCAACCCGGCAGCATCAGACTGGCATCTACTCCGGTCCGAGTGGATGAGCTCAAATATCAGATGAGCAGAACACACTGGCACCCCACGCCTCAGTTCCTCATCGACCCCGAGAAGATCCAGCAGCTCTTCCCTCTGCTCAACATGAACAAG GTGTTGGCGGGTCTCTATAATCCAGGTGACGGTCACATCGACCCGTATTCTCTGACGATGGCTCTGGCGGCAGGAGCGCGAATGTACGGCGCTCAGATCTATCAACCCGCTCCGGTCACAGGACTCACGCAGACCGCCGACGGCAAATGGGACGTCCAGACGCCACACGGAACCATCCGAGCCAATCGCATCGTCAATGCCACAG GGTTCTGGGCGCGTGAACTGGGTCACATGATCGGTTTGGAGCACCCCACCATCCCAGTGCATCACCAGTACGTCGTCACGGCGACCGTCCCCGAAGTGAAGGCGCTGAAGACGGAGCTGCCGGTGATCCGGGATCTGGAGGGCTCCTATTACCTGCGTCAGGAGCGGGACGGTCTGCTGTTCGGACCCTACGAGAAGGAGGAGAAGATGAAGCTGCAGGACTCGTGGGTCAGAGACGGGGTTCCTCCAG GGTTCGGTAAGGAGCTGTTTGAGTCCGATCTGGACCGGATCATGGATCATGTGGAAATGGCCATGGAGATGGTGCCGGTTCTGAAGAACGCTGACATCATTAACGTCGTGTCTGGACCAATCACATACACACCTGACCTGCTGCCCATGATCGGACCACATCAGGGAGCCAGAAACTACTGGACCGCCATTGGCTTCGG GTATGGCATCATTCACTCTGGAGGAGTGGGGAAGTTTCTCAGTGACTGGATCGTGAGCGGAGAGCCGCCGTATGACCTGATCGAGTGCGACCCCAACCGCTACGCTCACTGGACCACCGTCCCCTACCTGTGCGCCAAAGCCAGAGAGTCGTACGGATTCAACAACGTCG TGGGTTACCCCAAGGAGGAGCGCTTTGCAGGTCGCCCGACGAAACGTGTCAGCGGCGTCTATGAGCTGCTGAAGGACAAATGCTCCATGGGTTTCCACGCAGGATGGGAGCAGCCACATTACTTCCACAAACCTGGAGACGACATCGGATACAA ACCCAGTTTCAGAAGGACTAACTGGTTCGGGCCGGTCGGGCGAGAGTGTAAACTGGTGATGCAGGGTGTGGGTGTGATTGACCTTTCACCCTTCGGGAAGTTCATTGTGAAAGGAGAAGATTCACACCGGCTGCTGGACCGGCTGTTTGCCAACACACTGCCAaag GTGGGTCAAACCAACATCAGTCACATGTTGACCCCACGGGGGCGTGTCTACGCTGAGGTCACGGTTACCCAGACTGCACCTGGAGAGTTTCTGCTCATCACAGGCTCCGGGTCAGAGCTGCATGATCTGCG GTGGATCGAGCGTGAGGCGTCTGACGGCGGTTATCGTGTGAGCGTGTCTAATGTGACGGATGAGATCGGGGTTTTGGGTATCGCTGGGCCAAAGTCACGGACGGTTCTTCAGAAGCTGACAGATGAAGATATAAGTGATACGGCATTCAGATTCCTGCAGTGCAGATCCATTCAGCTCGCCGGCGTTCCTGTCCGCGCCATACGCATATCCTACACAG gtgagTTGGGTTGGGAGCTCTACATGGACATGCAGAACATGTCAGCGGTGTATGAGGCTCTGATGGAGGCGGGACGAGACGAGAACATCGATAACTTCGGCACATACGCCATGAGCTCACTGAGACTGGAGAAGGGCTTCAGAGCCTGGGGAGCTGAG ATGAACTGTGACACGAATCCTTTAGAAGCCGGTTTGGACTATTTCATCAAACTCAACAAG TCGGCAGATTTCATCGGTAAACGGGCTCTGCTGGAGATCAAGGCTCAGGGTTTGAGTCGTCGGCTGGCGTTCCTCACGCTGGACACGGACGACATCGACCCGGAGGGAAACGAGACCGTCTGGCACAACGGACAG GTGGTTGGGAACACGACGTCAGGATCGTACAGCTACACCTCGCAGCAGAGCCTGGCCTTCGCTTACCTGCCTGCGGACCTGATTCAGGTGGGTCAGAAGGTGGAAGTGGAGCTTCTGGGTCAGAAATACCCGGCCACGGTCACGCAGGAACCCCTCGTCCTCACGGAACCCGCCAGAACACGCCTGCAGAAGAAGAACCAGAACCTCTGA
- the bhmt gene encoding betaine--homocysteine S-methyltransferase 1, giving the protein MAPVGSKKGVLERLNAGEVVIGDGGFVFALEKRGYVKAGPWTPEAAAEHPEAVRQLHREFLRAGSNVMQTFTFYASDDKLENRGNKLTFTGQQINEAACDLAREVADEGDALVAGGVSQTPSYLSCKSEDEVKKIFKKQLDVFIKKNVDFLIAEYFEHVEEAEWAVQVLKATGKPVAATLCIGPEGDMHGVTPGECAVRLVKAGADIVGVNCHFDPLTCVKTVAMMKAGVEKAGLKAHYMTQPLAYHTPDCSCQGFIDLPEFPFALEPRILTRWDMQQYAREAYKAGIYYIGGCCGFEPYHIRAVAEELATERRILPQASEKHGMWGSGLEMHTKPWVRARARRDYWEKLKPASGRPLCPSMSSPDGWGVTKGHAELMQQKEATTADQLRPLFEKADAKH; this is encoded by the exons ATGGCACCAGTCGGATCAAAGAAG GGTGTTCTGGAGCGCCTGAACGCGGGTGAGGTGGTGATTGGAGACGGAGGATTCGTGTTCGCGCTGGAGAAGAGAGGATACGTGAAGGCCGGACCCTGGACACCAGAGGCCGCTGCTGAGCACCCGGAGGCCG TGCGACAGCTGCACAGGGAATTCCTGCGGGCCGGGTCAAATGTCATGCAGACGTTCACTTTCTACGCCAGCGACGACAAACTGGAGAACAGAGGGAACAAACTGACTTTCACT GGCCAGCAGATCAACGAAGCCGCCTGTGATCTGGCCAGAGAGGTAGCCGACGAGGGCGATGCTCTGGTGGCCGGTGGAGTCTCACAGACGCCCTCCTATCTCAGCTGCAAGAGCGAAGACGAGGTCAAGAAGATCTTCAAGAAACAGCTCGACGTCTTCATCAAGAAGAACGTGGACTTCCTGATCGCTGAG TACTTTGAGCACGTGGAGGAGGCTGAATGGGCCGTCCAGGTTCTGAAGGCGACAGGAAAACCTGTAGCAGCCACTCTGTGTATTGGACCTGAAGGAGACATGCATGGAGTGACACCTGGAGAGTGTGCAGTCAGACTGGTCAAAGCAG GCGCTGATATCGTGGGTGTGAACTGTCACTTTGACCCCTTGACCTGTGTGAAGACCGTGGCCATGATGAAGGCCGGCGTGGAGAAAGCTGGTCTGAAGGCGCATTACATGACGCAGCCGCTGGCGTATCACACTCCCGACTGCAGCTGCCAGGGATTCATCGACCTGCCCGAGTTCCCCTTCG CTCTGGAGCCGCGGATCCTCACGCGCTGGGACATGCAGCAGTACGCCAGAGAGGCCTATAAGGCAGGAATCTATTACATCGGCGGCTGCTGCGGGTTCGAGCCGTATCACATCCGCGCCGTGGCAGAGGAGCTCGCGACCGAGAGACGGATCCTGCCCCAAGCCTCTGAGAAACACGGCATGTGGGGCAGCGGCCTGGAAATGCACACCAAACCCTGGGTCAGAGCCAG GGCCCGTCGTGATTACTGGGAGAAGCTGAAGCCGGCGTCCGGTCGCCCGCTGTGCCCATCCATGTCCAGTCCTGACGGCTGGGGGGTCACCAAAGGTCACGCCGAGCTCATGCAGCAGAAAGAGGCCACGACTGCGGATCAGCTGCGCCCGCTCTTCGAGAAAGCCGACGCCAAACACTGA